A section of the Solitalea canadensis DSM 3403 genome encodes:
- a CDS encoding sterol desaturase family protein, with protein sequence MVTLSRGNLLITVVVLTFTITLVEMIFSYKENKHLYKTKDTLTNIYFAVCAFIVNLSVKAATFFVLNFFYGFHLFKIENVWVYWIVLFVAQDFLYWLLHYVCHYSRVFWAAHITHHSSDYFNLTTGFRSSVLEPVYRVFFYVPLAFMGFSAIDILFMYLITQTWGNLVHTQTIKKLHPIIEYIMVTPSHHRVHHASNLIYLDKNMGMVFIIWDRLFGTFQEELDQEELRFGITKKPDEQGPVDLIFHEFSAIQKDIKKSTSFVDKLKYIFYPPGWSHDNSTQIASVMQKEYWQNKVN encoded by the coding sequence ATGGTAACTCTTTCTCGTGGCAACCTGCTAATAACAGTTGTTGTGCTTACTTTCACCATAACGTTGGTGGAAATGATTTTTAGCTATAAAGAAAATAAACACCTTTACAAGACCAAAGACACACTTACTAATATTTACTTTGCTGTATGTGCCTTTATTGTCAATCTGAGTGTAAAAGCCGCAACATTTTTCGTTCTCAATTTTTTCTACGGTTTTCATCTCTTTAAAATCGAAAACGTATGGGTGTATTGGATCGTTTTATTCGTGGCTCAAGACTTTCTATACTGGCTGCTACATTATGTGTGTCACTATAGCAGGGTTTTCTGGGCAGCCCACATCACTCACCATTCGTCGGATTATTTTAACCTTACCACCGGGTTTCGATCATCGGTATTAGAACCCGTCTACCGTGTATTCTTCTATGTTCCATTGGCATTTATGGGTTTTAGCGCTATTGACATCTTGTTTATGTACCTGATTACCCAAACCTGGGGTAACCTGGTTCATACGCAAACCATTAAAAAACTCCATCCGATTATTGAGTATATTATGGTAACACCTTCACATCATCGTGTTCATCATGCATCAAACCTTATCTACCTCGATAAGAATATGGGCATGGTGTTCATTATCTGGGATCGGCTATTCGGAACATTCCAGGAAGAACTCGATCAAGAGGAATTACGATTCGGCATCACTAAAAAACCCGATGAACAAGGTCCTGTGGATCTGATCTTTCATGAGTTTTCAGCTATTCAAAAAGACATAAAAAAAAGTACTTCATTTGTCGATAAGCTTAAGTATATTTTTTATCCTCCAGGATGGAGTCACGACAACAGTACGCAGATCGCATCTGTCATGCAGAAAGAATATTGGCAAAATAAAGTCAACTGA